In Aurantimicrobium minutum, the DNA window AACGCTTCCTCCTCCAGTGAGCACCCTATGACCATTGGCGTGGGTAAAGACGTTGAGGGCGGCTTTGTTGTTGCCAACTTGGCCAAAATGCCTCACCTGTTGGTGGCTGGTTCAACCGGTTCTGGTAAGTCAAGCTTCGTCAACTCCATGATCACCAGCATCTTGATGCGGTCAACTCCCGCAGAGGTGCGCATGGTTCTTGTAGACCCTAAACGCGTCGAATTAGCCCCCTATGCCGGTGTTCCGCACCTGATTACCCCCATCATTACAAACCCCAAAAAAGCTGCAGAAGCTCTTCAGTGGGTCGTAAAAGAGATGGATATGCGTTACGACGACCTGGCAAGTTTTGGGTTCCGTCACATCGATGATTTCAACCGCGCCGTTATCAACAATGACATCGTTCTGCCCCCCGGTAGTGAGAGAGAACTGCGTCCTTATCCTTATCTCCTCGTCGTTGTTGATGAGCTCGCTGACCTCATGATGGTCGCACCACGTGATGTAGAGGATTCCGTGGTGCGTATTACTCAACTTGCACGTGCTTCTGGAATTCACTTGGTGTTGGCAACCCAGCGACCCTCGGTAGATGTGGTTACTGGTTTGATTAAGGCAAATGTTCCCTCACGTCTAGCGTTTGCGGTAACCAGCGTTACAGACTCACGCGTTATTCTCGACCAGCCGGGTGCAGACAAGCTCATCGGGCAAGGCGATGCACTATTCCTGCCCATGGGTGCCAATAAGCCCATTCGAGTTCAGGGTGCTTGGGTCTCGGAAGAGGAAATCCACAAAGTTGTCACCCATGTCACTAGACAAGCTCGACCTGAATACCGTCAGGATGTTGCGGCAGCAGCAGAGCGCAAAGAAATCGATGCAGACATCGGCGATGACCTCGACGTACTGCTTCAAGCTGTTGAGCTTGTCGTCTCCACGCAGTTTGGTTCGACATCAATGTTGCAACGCAAACTTCGCGTTGGTTTCGCAAAAGCTGGCCGTTTGATGGATCTAATGGAAAGCCGGGGCATCGTTGGTCCTTCTGAAGGGTCCAAGGCTCGAGATGTTTTGGTTTCTCAGGAACAGCTTGCTGGTGTTCTAGCCACTCTCCGCGGCGAGGATGCTCCCCCTGCAGCAGCTCCCACGGGAAACGTCACTGTGATGGCTTCAGTAGACCCTTACGGGCAGGATCCTGTCACAGCCATGACGTCAGGCCATGAGGAAGTTGATGGGGATGACGGCAATGAAGATGCATGGCAACTCACAGGCCGGGACTAGCCTGAAGCTATGAAGCACGTACCGAACATCATCACCATTGTTCGCATCTTTTTTGCGCCGGTTTTTATCTGGATGCTCCTGACTGCAGGTGATGACGTGAACTCTCCTCTGCGGTGGTGGGGTGCCGGACTTTTTGTTTTTGGCATGGCGACGGATGGAATAGATGGCTACCTTGCTCGTAAATACAACGTGGTCAGTGATTTCGGGAAGCTTCTTGACCCCATTGCAGACAAAGTACTTACCGGCGGCGCACTGATAACACTCTCAATGCTGGGTGAACTTCCCTGGTGGGTCACCGGCCTGATTCTGCTTCGCGAAATTGGCATCACGGTATATCGATTTGCCGTACTCAGCGATCGTGTCATCCCCGCCTCACGCGGCGGCAAGATAAAGACAATTACTCAGTTTGTTGCCATTACTTGCGCGTTGCTTCCTCTTCAAATCTTTATGGGCACTGCTGCTGATGTGTTAAACACAATCTTGATGTCTGCAGCCACCATCATCACGGTTTGGACGGGTGTCGACTATCTTCTTGACGCCCGCCGGCAAACAAAGAAACTCGCTACTCAAGAGGACTAGTCATGACCTCTGAGCTCATCCAGCGCCTCACCCAGCGAGGAATCACTGTTGCAGTTGCCGAATCTTTGACCGGTGGCCTGCTTGCAGCTCGTCTTACCGAAGTTCCCGGCGCATCCGTGGTCTTTCGTGGCGGCATTGTTGCCTACGCGACTGATCTCAAACATGAGTTGTTAGGCATTGACAGTGCTCTTCTTGAGCAGCGTGGTCCCGTTGATTCGAAAGTCGCCAAACTGATGGCTGTCGGTGTTGCCAACAAACTCTCAGCAGACATCGGGCTTGCAACTACCGGGGTTGCTGGACCAGATTCACAAGGCGGTGTCGCGGTAGGGACTGTCTTTATTGCCTGCGTGGGGCAGGGGAGTGAAACTATAGAAGAACACCATTTTGAGGGCACGAGAAATGAAATCCGCGCACTCACTGTTCAAGCTGCACTAGCGCTTCTTGCGAGGCACGTAAATTAGGTGTCATTCTCTGGGAATAAATCTCGCGTAACCTAAGTTGATACAAGAAGACTCACATCTTGTTTTCAGGTTTGAGTGACTAACATAGTGATGTAGATGAAGAGGAACCGACAGGTTCACCAGCGTAGGGAGGCACCATGATTCTTGTTCGACAGGAAATCGGCGATGTTCTGCGCGACTACCGCTTGCAGAAAGGTCGCACACTGCGACAGGTTGCGAGCAAGGCTAGCGTTGCACTTGGGTATCTGAGTGAGGTCGAACGCGGGCAAAAAGAAGCGAGTTCTGAGATTCTTGCCGCTGTGGCAGATGCTCTGGACACTCCAATTTCACAAATTATGCGTGAAGTGGGCGATCGTTTAGCAGTCATTGAAGGTATTGAGCCTATGCGCGCAATCCCGGACACTGTTCCCGACGAGTTCGTCAACGATTTCGTAGCTACTCGCTAGTAGTTTTTGTGCGCCTCAGCGAATTTTGGCGCGCCGTCTCAGACGAGTTCGGTGAGGCATATGGACGTGTCTTAGTCAATGACTTGGTGTTGTCTGAACTGGGTTCACAAACGGCTGCGGAGGCTCTGCGTAAGGGGATTCCTGCACGTTCCGTATGGTTAGCCCTTGTCAAAGCGGCTGACGTTCCCGAGTCACGCTGGTATGGAGTCGGTTTACCCGAGCCTAAGAAGTAATTTCCAACACGCCGACATTTGTTCGAATATGTATTCGAAAACGGCTAGTCTCCTACACATGCACTTGTTTGCACGTGTTATCCCCGAAGAAGCACCACAGGCAGTTAATGTCCGTGGCTACTTCTACGGTGAAATACGTCCGAATAGGAGCATCCGCCTTGTCGTAAGCGCCCCGCAGCGCCCGCCCCGCCTTCACCGGCCGGTCGGTAGCGGAGGAGTAGCACGGCAGCCGATAGGCGAATCACCCTCGATATGTAAAGGAGACGGCCATGGCATCCGCCGCTGACCGCGAAAAAGCACTAGAAACAGCACTAGCCCAAATTGACCGCCAGTTCGGTAAAGGTTCCGTCATGCGCCTGGGAAGCGACGAACGCGCTCCCGTCGAGGTGATTCCGACAGGATCAATTGCACTTGATGTTGCTCTCGGTATCGGGGGACTTCCTCGTGGCCGTATCGTCGAGATTTACGGTCCAGAGTCATCCGGTAAAACCACACTGACACTGCACGCTATTGCGAATGTGCAGAAGCAGGGCGGCATCGCCGCCTTTATCGACGCTGAACACGCACTCGACCCTGAATACGCCAAGAAGCTTGGTGTTGATATTGATGCTCTTCTTGTTTCGCAGCCTGATACTGGTGAACAAGCACTTGAGATTGCAGACATGCTTGTCCGCTCAGGATCTATTGATCTCATCGTCATAGACTCCGTCGCTGCTTTGGTTCCTCGCGCTGAAATTGAAGGCGAAATGGGAGACTCTCACGTGGGTCTGCAGGCACGTTTGATGTCTCAGGCGCTGCGTAAGCTCACCGGTGGATTGAACTCCACCAACACAACCATGATCTTCATCAACCAGCTACGCGAGAAGATTGGTGTGTTCTTTGGAAGCCCAGAAACCACTGCTGGTGGTAAGGCATTGAAGTTCTATGCTTCCGTGCGTCTGGATATTCGCCGCATTGAAACCCTGAAGGATGGTACCGATGCCGTCGGTAACCGTACTCGCGTCAAGGTCGTCAAGAACAAGATGGCCCCACCCTTCAAGCAAGCTGAATTCGACATTCTTTACGGGACTGGTATCTCTCGTGAAGGAAGCCTTTTGGACTTTGGCGTCGATCACGGAATCGTCAAGAAGTCTGGAGCGTGGTACACCTACGAAGCAGACCAGCTTGGTCAGGGTAAAGAAAACTCTCGTAACTTCCTGATCGAAAACCCTGCAGTGGCGCTAGAAATCGAACAGAAGATCCTTGCAAAGCTCGGTGTTGGTGCTGCTGCTGCGGAAGCTGCTGCTGTTGAAGCAGCCGCTACTGCCACCGAGGTCGAACCAGACTTCGAGGCACTCGAAGAGGTCCGTAAGGGAGCCTGAGTTTCGTGACAAACGTCACATTCTTACCCTGGGTTAATCCAGAAGAGAATCAGCCCGTTGCCTCACCTGTGAATGCAGGTGAGGCAACGGCTAACTCACACGATGTTCCTGAAGGGGTGTCTCGTTTGAGTGCAATTTTGTTTACAGAGGTTGAGGAACCAGAAGAAGTTTCTGCGGCAGGTTTGGATCTTGATGCGCTGGAGCAGAGTTTGCTCAGAAAACTCAACTCACAGGACATGTCTGTGTTTGAGGTGCAACAGTGGCTTGCTAGTAAGGATGCCCCTGAAGCGGATGCGGCCGAATTGGTAGCCAAATGCGAGCGTTTGAACTATCTCAACGATGAACGATTAGCGCATGAGCTTGCTTCTCGACTGAGCGAGCGCAATGGCAAAAGTAAAAGCGTAATTACCAGAGAGTTGCGTCAACGAGGAATCTCAACTGCACTGATTAGCGCTGCCGTGGAATCTATAGACGACGATGACGAATTACACAAAGCTACTGAACTTGCCTTACAGAGAGTTCGCCAATTTTCACGACTTGACGATGTTACGGCAGAACGCCGATTGGTTGGGTTTCTCAGTAGGCGGGGATATTCCGGAGACATAGTTCGTGCGGCGTGTAAACAAGCTTTGAGTTCTAGGTCCTAAGCTTTCAAGAGTGCTCAATGATATTCTCAACAGCCCCTATGCGGTCGTTGCCGCATTACTTGTCATCATCGTGTACATCACATGGGGCTATCGTCGCAGGAAGTAGAAACTATGTTTGATCCCACTCCAGAAGAACAAACTGAAACTCCTGCAAAACCTCTTACGCCCAAACAACAAGCTGCACGTTTGAAAGCAAAAAAGCGAAACGTCGTTGCTGTGATTATCTGCGGCGTGCTGTGTGTTGTACTCGGTGTTGTTGCAGCCGTACTTCCTTCAGAGGTCGCTACACCCTGGATGTTTGCTAGCTACGCAGCTGGATATGTTGGTGTTCTCTGGGGGCTGGCAGCTCTGTGGGCCCATTACATGGGACCAAACTCGGCAAAGTAAACTGGACTCCTATGTCCAGTCCAAGTGAAGCTCCCACATTCATCCCCGTCTCTGAAGCGGCTGTTGATGAATCTGGTCGTCGGCGTACCTATGAGGTACGAACATTTGGCTGCCAGATGAACGTTCACGATAGTGAACGTCTTGCCGGAGCTATGGAAGCAGCTGGATACATCAAGTTTGATTTAGCAGCCGAAGCGGAAGCTGATCCTGACCTCAAGCGAAGTGCTAGCTCGCCACAACCTGATGTCGTTGTCATAAACACCTGTGCCGTGCGCGAAAACGCGGATAACAAGCTTTATGGAAACCTCGGGCACTTAGCTCGTGTCAAGGAGAAGCACAAGGGGTTACAGATCGCAGTAGGCGGGTGTCTTGCTCAAAAAGATCAAGCTCTCGTTCTCAAAAAAGCACCCTGGGTCGATGTTGTCTTTGGTACCCATAACATGGGCTCACTGCCAGGCTTGTTGGAGCGCTCACGCCACAACAGCAAGGCCGAACTGGAAATTCTGGAATCTCTCGAAACCTTCCCCTCAACCCTTCCTACCAAGCGTGACTCAACCTATTCGGGGTGGGTATCCATTTCTGTGGGATGCAACAACACATGCACCTTCTGCATCGTGCCCAGCTTGCGCGGTAAAGAACGCGATCGGCGTCCTGGGGAAGTCCTCAACGAGGTCAAGGCGTTAGTTGACCAAGGGGCCATTGAGGTCACTTTGCTCGGTCAGAACGTCAACACCTATGGTGTTGAATTTGGCGACAAGGGGGCTTTTGCCAAGCTGCTTCGTGCCTGCGGAGAGATTGACGGCTTAGAACGAGTGCGGTTCACAAGCCCTCACCCTGCTGCCTTTACCGATGATGTGATTGCTGCGATGGCGGAAACACACAACGTCATGCCTCAGCTCCACATGCCGCTGCAATCTGGCTCAGATGCAATTTTGAAAGCCATGCGCCGTAGCTATCGCAGTGACAAGTTCTTGGGTATCTTGCAACGTGTTCGTGAAGCGATGCCTCATGCGGCAATTAGCACGGACATCATTGTTGGTTTCCCAGGTGAAACCGATGAAGATTTTGAGGAAACACTTCGTGTGGTTCGTGAGGCACGATTCGCAACTGCGTTCACTTTCCAATACTCCAAACGCCCCGGGACACCTGCTGCTGAGATGGACAATCAAGTCCCTAAAGCTGTTGTTCAGGAGCGATATGAGCGATTAGTTGAACTTCAAAATGACATCGCGTGGCAAGAAAACAAGAAGCAAATTGGTCGCGAAGTGAACGTCCTCGTAGCAAACGGTGAAGGTCGCAAGGATGCTGCTACAGAACGGATGAGCGGTCGTGCTGAAGATTCACGTCTAGTGCACTTTGAGGTGACCCCAGGTAGTGAGATCCCACGCCCTGGAGATGTTGTCACGGTCACAATTACAGAAGCAGCTCCGTTCCACCTTCTTGCAGATGATCCTTCCGGCGCACCCGTCAAGGTACGTCGCACAATTGCTGGTGATGCCTGGGATCGTGAGCAATCAGAAAGTTGTGGCGTTCCCTCAACCAGCGGTGCGAAGAACTTGGGTTCAACCTCTATTCCTGTTGTTGGTTTAGGTATGCCCGCACTGCGCGTCTCAACCACACCAATTTACGACGTCGAAGACGGGCAGCGTTAGGGTGACAGGTAACACCCAAATCATCGCGATTGTGGGCGCAACCGGAACCGGAAAAACCGAACTTTCATTAGATGTGGCGCAAGCTCTTGCTGAGCAGGGTGTTACCGCTGAGATTGTTAATGCAGACGCAATGCAGCTTTATGTTGGAATGAATATTGGAACTGCCAAGCTCCCTGCAACACAGCGCAGGGGGATTCCTCACCATATGTTTGACGTCTTAGATGTCACGACAGAAGCGGCAGTTGCCGATTATCAACTACATGCCCGCCACATCATTGAAGAGATCCACTCGCGTGGAAACATTGCCATTCTTGTTGGGGGATCAGGTCTGTATGTCAGCAGTGTTCTGTTTGATTTCGAATTCCCCGGTCATGATGACCAGGTTCGTGAAGACCTTGAAAGTGAATATGAGCGAGAGGGCATCAAGCCACTCTTTGCTCGCCTGAAAGAGCTTGCTCCCGAAGCAGCTGAGCGCATTGATCCTCAGAACTCCCGTCGAGTGATCAGAGCTTTGGAAGTCCTTGAGGTCACAGGTAGTACTGCATCGTTGGGCACATTGCCTGAGGAAACTCGATATTGGAAGCCCACGGTCATCATTGGATTAGCGGAGGACCGTGAAGTCCTCGTAAAAAGACTTGATGTACGTGTTGAAAGAATGTGGGAAGAAGGGCTTCTTGACGAAGTTGAGAGTTTGATTCCTTTAGGCATCGAGCAGGGGATAACAGCCCGTCGTGCAATTGGGTATGCCCAAGCTTTAGCTCAGCTAGCTGGTGAAATGACACAGGAAGAAGCAATCGCTGTAACACAGAGCATCACACGCAGATATGCCCGCA includes these proteins:
- the pgsA gene encoding CDP-diacylglycerol--glycerol-3-phosphate 3-phosphatidyltransferase; translation: MKHVPNIITIVRIFFAPVFIWMLLTAGDDVNSPLRWWGAGLFVFGMATDGIDGYLARKYNVVSDFGKLLDPIADKVLTGGALITLSMLGELPWWVTGLILLREIGITVYRFAVLSDRVIPASRGGKIKTITQFVAITCALLPLQIFMGTAADVLNTILMSAATIITVWTGVDYLLDARRQTKKLATQED
- a CDS encoding CinA family protein, which gives rise to MTSELIQRLTQRGITVAVAESLTGGLLAARLTEVPGASVVFRGGIVAYATDLKHELLGIDSALLEQRGPVDSKVAKLMAVGVANKLSADIGLATTGVAGPDSQGGVAVGTVFIACVGQGSETIEEHHFEGTRNEIRALTVQAALALLARHVN
- a CDS encoding helix-turn-helix domain-containing protein, with amino-acid sequence MILVRQEIGDVLRDYRLQKGRTLRQVASKASVALGYLSEVERGQKEASSEILAAVADALDTPISQIMREVGDRLAVIEGIEPMRAIPDTVPDEFVNDFVATR
- a CDS encoding DUF3046 domain-containing protein, producing MRLSEFWRAVSDEFGEAYGRVLVNDLVLSELGSQTAAEALRKGIPARSVWLALVKAADVPESRWYGVGLPEPKK
- the recA gene encoding recombinase RecA — encoded protein: MASAADREKALETALAQIDRQFGKGSVMRLGSDERAPVEVIPTGSIALDVALGIGGLPRGRIVEIYGPESSGKTTLTLHAIANVQKQGGIAAFIDAEHALDPEYAKKLGVDIDALLVSQPDTGEQALEIADMLVRSGSIDLIVIDSVAALVPRAEIEGEMGDSHVGLQARLMSQALRKLTGGLNSTNTTMIFINQLREKIGVFFGSPETTAGGKALKFYASVRLDIRRIETLKDGTDAVGNRTRVKVVKNKMAPPFKQAEFDILYGTGISREGSLLDFGVDHGIVKKSGAWYTYEADQLGQGKENSRNFLIENPAVALEIEQKILAKLGVGAAAAEAAAVEAAATATEVEPDFEALEEVRKGA
- a CDS encoding regulatory protein RecX, with protein sequence MTNVTFLPWVNPEENQPVASPVNAGEATANSHDVPEGVSRLSAILFTEVEEPEEVSAAGLDLDALEQSLLRKLNSQDMSVFEVQQWLASKDAPEADAAELVAKCERLNYLNDERLAHELASRLSERNGKSKSVITRELRQRGISTALISAAVESIDDDDELHKATELALQRVRQFSRLDDVTAERRLVGFLSRRGYSGDIVRAACKQALSSRS
- the miaB gene encoding tRNA (N6-isopentenyl adenosine(37)-C2)-methylthiotransferase MiaB, translated to MSSPSEAPTFIPVSEAAVDESGRRRTYEVRTFGCQMNVHDSERLAGAMEAAGYIKFDLAAEAEADPDLKRSASSPQPDVVVINTCAVRENADNKLYGNLGHLARVKEKHKGLQIAVGGCLAQKDQALVLKKAPWVDVVFGTHNMGSLPGLLERSRHNSKAELEILESLETFPSTLPTKRDSTYSGWVSISVGCNNTCTFCIVPSLRGKERDRRPGEVLNEVKALVDQGAIEVTLLGQNVNTYGVEFGDKGAFAKLLRACGEIDGLERVRFTSPHPAAFTDDVIAAMAETHNVMPQLHMPLQSGSDAILKAMRRSYRSDKFLGILQRVREAMPHAAISTDIIVGFPGETDEDFEETLRVVREARFATAFTFQYSKRPGTPAAEMDNQVPKAVVQERYERLVELQNDIAWQENKKQIGREVNVLVANGEGRKDAATERMSGRAEDSRLVHFEVTPGSEIPRPGDVVTVTITEAAPFHLLADDPSGAPVKVRRTIAGDAWDREQSESCGVPSTSGAKNLGSTSIPVVGLGMPALRVSTTPIYDVEDGQR
- the miaA gene encoding tRNA (adenosine(37)-N6)-dimethylallyltransferase MiaA, whose product is MTGNTQIIAIVGATGTGKTELSLDVAQALAEQGVTAEIVNADAMQLYVGMNIGTAKLPATQRRGIPHHMFDVLDVTTEAAVADYQLHARHIIEEIHSRGNIAILVGGSGLYVSSVLFDFEFPGHDDQVREDLESEYEREGIKPLFARLKELAPEAAERIDPQNSRRVIRALEVLEVTGSTASLGTLPEETRYWKPTVIIGLAEDREVLVKRLDVRVERMWEEGLLDEVESLIPLGIEQGITARRAIGYAQALAQLAGEMTQEEAIAVTQSITRRYARRQVSWFKRYADIVWLPAGDPHNVREVLHKIRT